One genomic segment of Leptospira wolbachii serovar Codice str. CDC includes these proteins:
- a CDS encoding DUF547 domain-containing protein, translating to MKQFFVSFLCFGLWQGISAQGFDHKHLVWDALLKKYVKNGLVSYKGIQSEEGTLRQYLDNLSKVSEAQYQGFTEKEKQSFLINAYNAFTIKLILDYYPVESITEIGSPFSKINLARGIPWKKEFFSLLGKLRHLDWIEHEKLRKDFNEPRIHFAIVCASIGCPHIVSEAYTPTALEKQLQSAKLGFLKNPKKNSYDKTTNTLYLSKIFNWFQIDFTKKTTLIQYVQEGFEEPIKPDAKIVYNEYSWDLNELK from the coding sequence ATGAAACAGTTTTTCGTTAGCTTTCTTTGTTTTGGTTTATGGCAAGGAATCTCTGCCCAAGGGTTCGATCATAAACATTTGGTTTGGGACGCACTTTTGAAAAAATATGTAAAGAATGGCCTTGTTTCCTATAAAGGAATTCAATCGGAAGAAGGAACCCTCCGTCAGTATTTGGACAATCTTTCCAAAGTCTCCGAGGCCCAATACCAAGGATTCACAGAAAAAGAAAAACAAAGTTTTCTCATCAATGCCTACAATGCCTTTACTATCAAATTGATTTTGGATTACTACCCTGTGGAAAGTATCACTGAAATTGGATCTCCATTTTCCAAAATCAACTTGGCTCGTGGGATTCCTTGGAAAAAAGAATTTTTTTCCCTACTTGGAAAATTAAGGCATTTGGATTGGATTGAACATGAAAAGTTACGAAAGGACTTTAATGAACCAAGAATCCATTTTGCGATTGTTTGTGCTTCCATCGGTTGCCCTCATATAGTTTCGGAAGCCTACACACCGACTGCTTTAGAAAAACAACTCCAATCAGCAAAACTTGGTTTTTTAAAAAATCCAAAAAAGAATTCTTATGATAAAACAACGAACACTTTGTACTTAAGTAAAATTTTTAATTGGTTCCAAATAGATTTCACCAAAAAAACAACTCTCATCCAATATGTACAAGAAGGATTTGAAGAACCTATCAAACCAGATGCGAAAATTGTTTATAACGAATACAGTTGGGATTTAAACGAATTAAAATAA
- a CDS encoding YdeI/OmpD-associated family protein: MNGNSMDKNHEMIIKSFSSSTKWKEWLMLHFATVPNGIWLRIYKKDSGKKTITYDEALEEALCFGWIDSQKKTYDEISWIQKFTPRRPQSNWSKRNRERADLLIKEKRMQPKGLLEIEAAKKDGRWDKAYDSPSQMEIPPDFLAKLAKDQKAHEFFKTLNKANLYAIAWRLQTAKTQKTRDKRMDALLEMMKNRQKLH; encoded by the coding sequence ATGAATGGAAATTCTATGGATAAAAATCATGAAATGATTATCAAATCTTTTTCTTCCTCAACGAAATGGAAGGAATGGCTTATGTTACATTTTGCAACAGTTCCTAATGGTATTTGGCTTCGAATTTATAAGAAAGACTCCGGAAAAAAAACAATAACCTATGATGAGGCCCTAGAGGAAGCTCTTTGCTTCGGCTGGATCGATAGCCAGAAAAAAACGTACGATGAAATCTCGTGGATTCAGAAATTTACTCCACGCAGACCTCAAAGTAATTGGTCAAAGCGAAATAGAGAACGAGCAGATCTGCTTATCAAAGAAAAACGAATGCAGCCGAAAGGATTATTAGAAATAGAGGCTGCAAAAAAAGATGGTAGATGGGACAAAGCCTATGATTCTCCCAGCCAAATGGAAATTCCCCCTGATTTTCTAGCAAAATTAGCAAAAGATCAGAAAGCTCACGAATTCTTTAAAACATTAAATAAAGCCAACTTATATGCAATTGCTTGGCGATTACAAACAGCAAAGACTCAAAAAACAAGAGACAAACGAATGGACGCTCTTCTCGAAATGATGAAGAATCGACAAAAATTGCACTAA
- a CDS encoding OsmC family protein, whose translation MNIKLNRIESPYVLEARNESGNSIRIDASPEIGGKNSGPRPMELLIMGLAGCSSIDVLMILAKHRIEVKDYSVEVDADREKVEEANLFKNIHMKFKVQGDFKEEQVKRAIDLSLEKYCSVAKTLEKTAKITYELELVS comes from the coding sequence ATGAATATAAAACTGAATCGAATTGAATCCCCTTACGTTTTGGAAGCTCGGAACGAATCCGGAAATTCCATTCGGATCGATGCCTCACCGGAAATCGGTGGAAAAAATTCTGGTCCAAGACCTATGGAACTTTTGATTATGGGGCTTGCCGGTTGTAGTAGTATCGACGTTTTGATGATCCTTGCCAAACATAGAATTGAAGTGAAAGATTATTCAGTAGAAGTGGATGCCGATAGAGAAAAAGTCGAAGAAGCCAATCTCTTTAAAAACATTCATATGAAATTCAAAGTACAGGGTGACTTCAAAGAGGAACAAGTAAAACGTGCGATTGATCTCAGTTTAGAAAAATACTGTTCTGTCGCAAAGACTCTCGAAAAAACAGCAAAAATCACTTACGAATTGGAATTAGTTTCGTAA
- a CDS encoding peroxiredoxin: MALRLGDEAPNFQAETSEGKIDFHEYLGQGWGILFSHPKDYTPVCTTELGYVAKIKPEFEKRNVKVIALSVDPVDSHKGWISDINETQGTKVNYPIIADADRKVSNLYDMIHPNASETTTVRSVFVVGPDKKVKLTLTYPASTGRNFDELLRVIDSLQLTSQFSVATPANWKDGEDTIIVPSVSDEDAKKKFPKGFRTIKPYLRYTPQPNK, from the coding sequence ATGGCACTACGTTTAGGCGATGAAGCACCCAATTTCCAAGCGGAAACCTCTGAAGGCAAAATTGACTTTCATGAATATTTAGGACAAGGTTGGGGGATTTTGTTTTCTCACCCCAAAGACTATACTCCAGTTTGTACGACCGAACTTGGATATGTTGCAAAAATTAAACCAGAGTTCGAAAAACGCAATGTGAAAGTGATCGCACTTTCTGTTGACCCTGTTGACAGCCACAAAGGTTGGATCTCTGATATCAACGAAACACAAGGAACCAAAGTTAACTACCCTATCATTGCTGATGCCGATCGTAAAGTATCCAATCTTTATGATATGATCCACCCGAATGCTAGTGAAACGACTACTGTTCGTTCGGTATTTGTTGTAGGGCCAGATAAAAAAGTGAAGTTAACTCTTACTTACCCTGCTTCCACGGGAAGAAACTTTGATGAACTATTACGTGTGATCGACTCTTTACAACTCACTTCTCAGTTTAGCGTAGCAACTCCAGCGAACTGGAAAGACGGAGAAGATACAATCATCGTTCCATCCGTTTCTGATGAAGATGCAAAGAAAAAATTCCCAAAAGGATTTCGCACCATCAAACCTTATTTACGTTACACTCCACAACCAAATAAGTAG